One window of the Oncorhynchus mykiss isolate Arlee chromosome 5, USDA_OmykA_1.1, whole genome shotgun sequence genome contains the following:
- the LOC110524089 gene encoding protein FAM174C, whose product MQFQGVMRILLPTLWAISTFADEKTKSPTTTGITAAGNTKHVTNSSASNTTSKNNHSGIFNSFDVDSSMIQRALYVLIGVTTIGVFYFLVRAVRQKKRTTSKKKYGLLSNYDDSVEMAVLESDEEDDTVYEARSLRR is encoded by the exons ATGCAATTTCAAGGAGTCATGAGGATCCTTTTACCGACGTTGTGGGCTATTTCAACCTTCGCAGACGAAAAAACGAAGTCGCCAACAACAACAGGCATTACTGCTGCTGGCAACACCAAGCATGTCACGAATTCGAGTGCCAGTAACACGACGTCCAAGAACAATCATAGCGGCATTTTCAACTCTTTCGACGTTGATAGTTCAATGATACAACGGGCCTTGTACGTCCTCATTGGAGTCACCACCATTGGCGTGTTCTATTTCCTCGTGAGAGCTGTGCG GCAGAAGAAAAGAACAACCTCTAAGAAGAAGTATGGGCTGTTGTCAAACTATGATGACAGTGTTGAGATGGCTGTGCTGGAGAGTGATGAGGAGGATGACACTGTATACGAGGCCAGGTCCCTGAGAAG ATGA